The Lysinibacillus timonensis nucleotide sequence GCAACGTCGGTAAAACTCATCCCGAGCGAAGTTTTACTTTGACCATCCACGTGATTCTACTGCACGTGCATGTCCTTCTAAACCTTCCATTCTTGCAAGTCTCGCAATTTTCGGTGCATTTTCTGCCCACGTTTTTTCACTATAGTAAACCGCATTCGTTCTTTTAATAAAATCATCTACATTTAGTCCACTTGCAAATCTAGCAGTACTATTTGTTGGTAAGACGTGATTAGTTCCTGCAAAATAATCTCCGACAGGTTCAGAACTATAGCGTCCTACGAAGATTGCGCCTGCGTGACGTATTTGCTCTGACACCACTTCCGCATTCTCTGTCATCACTTCTAAATGTTCAGGAGCTAAAGAGTTAACTGCAGCTACTGCTTGTTCCATTGTATCAGCTATATAAATTTGACCAAAGTTTTCAATTGATTTACGAGCAATTTCTTCTCTTGGCAAGTCGCTTAATTGTTTCTCAACTTGTGTAGCTACTTCGTTTGCAAGCTGTTCACTTGTTGTGATTAACACAGCACAAGCTAATGGATCATGTTCTGCTTGAGATAATAAATCCGCAGCCACTTCATCAGCAAAAGCAGTATCGTCTGCTAACACGCATATTTCACTTGGTCCTGCAATCATATCAATTGCCACTTCACCGAATACTTCACGTTTTGCTAATGCGACAAAGATATTTCCAGGTCCAGTAATTTTATCTACTGGTGCAATTGTTTCTGTCCCATAGGCAAGTGCTGCTATCGCTTGGGCGCCTCCGACTTTATAAATCTCAGAAACTCCTAAGATTGATGCAGCCACGAGGACAGCAGCAGGTAATTTTCCATCTTTGCCGGTAGGAGAGGTGATAACAATTCTTTCGACACCAGCCACTTGAGCAGGAATCACATTCATTAATACTGATGAAGGGTACGCAGCAGATCCACCTGGTACATAGAGTCCAACCGCATCAAGAGGAATGATACGTTGTGATAACCATGAACCATTTGCTAGTGGTAGCTTGTAGCCGTCTCTTTTTTGTGCTTCGTGATAATAGCGAATGTTTTCTGCAGCTTCTTCTAAATCTTGTTTGAGCTGAGGGTCAAAGTTCGCAACTGCTTCATCTATTTCACTTTGTAATACTCGAAAATTTTGTAGTGAAACACCATCCCACATTTCGCTATATTTTCGAACTGCTTGATCTCCATTTTCACGAACATCTTGTAATACTTGGCGTACCGTTTTCAGTTGTTCTTCATTGCCGCCTTCTAATTGTCTTTTTAGTGATATGGCGTTTGTAAGCTTTGTAATTTTCACCAATAACCCTTCTCTCTAATTCACTAATTTTTTCAGCCGTGAAACGATCTCTTGGATGCGTGCACTTTTCATTCGATAGCTCACCGGATTTGCAATTAATCGAGAAGAAACGTCTGTAATATGTTCATATTCAACAAGACCATTTTCTTTTAAAGTTCTACCTGTTGATACGATGTCAACAATACGATCTGCTAAGCCAATCAT carries:
- the hisD gene encoding histidinol dehydrogenase, translated to MKITKLTNAISLKRQLEGGNEEQLKTVRQVLQDVRENGDQAVRKYSEMWDGVSLQNFRVLQSEIDEAVANFDPQLKQDLEEAAENIRYYHEAQKRDGYKLPLANGSWLSQRIIPLDAVGLYVPGGSAAYPSSVLMNVIPAQVAGVERIVITSPTGKDGKLPAAVLVAASILGVSEIYKVGGAQAIAALAYGTETIAPVDKITGPGNIFVALAKREVFGEVAIDMIAGPSEICVLADDTAFADEVAADLLSQAEHDPLACAVLITTSEQLANEVATQVEKQLSDLPREEIARKSIENFGQIYIADTMEQAVAAVNSLAPEHLEVMTENAEVVSEQIRHAGAIFVGRYSSEPVGDYFAGTNHVLPTNSTARFASGLNVDDFIKRTNAVYYSEKTWAENAPKIARLARMEGLEGHARAVESRGWSK